In Arachis hypogaea cultivar Tifrunner chromosome 2, arahy.Tifrunner.gnm2.J5K5, whole genome shotgun sequence, a genomic segment contains:
- the LOC140177187 gene encoding uncharacterized protein, with translation MQVVTKFDVVRIWGSDAVGWEYVGLEGISGGLVLMWDIMLFRMNNCYKVEKLAVWEELSFIASLCQVPICYTGDFNEVIQVEERKGQDRLTGSAEEFKSWIQKMELVDLLLNDRKFTWFRGRSCSHIDRVLVSVEWMEEFPKIWLKGGPRGLSDHCPIIVEDTTSRCGPRPFRSLDSWFTHDGFLRMLREEWRNLGEVQFTEKLKALRVPLGRWHKDNFGDIDKKIQRFEEEVRKIDDLAGNGVYDGTSEAKRKALVSCCKQWYVRKKYTGSRCRIPGMRKIWIRTLGSDGYNMNFIKKCWDEIGVEFMTAVLDFFQSSRLPSDLAPKFTGAKEIKDLRPISMVGCVYKVISKVIVRRMRSVMSGLVGETQSAFVKGRKIHDGTLIACETVHWLKNRKKKAAIIKLDFQKAYDRVK, from the exons ATGCAAGTTGTGACTAAGTTTGATGTAGTACGTATTTGGGGGAGCGATGCTGTGGGGTGGGAGTATGTAGGTTTGGAAGGCATATCCGGGGGATTGGTGTTAATGTGGGATATCATGCTGTTTCGAATGAATAATTGCTACAAAG TGGAAAAACTTGCTGTGTGGGAAGAACTGAGCTTTATAGCTAGTTTATGTCAAGTACCGATATGCTACACGGGGGATTTCAATGAGGTTATACAGGTTGAAGAGAGGAAAGGACAGGACAGATTAACAGGATCTGCAGAAGAATTTAAGAGTTGGATACAAAAAATGGAGTTAGTTGATCTACTGTTGAATGATCGTAAGTTTACATGGTTTAGAGGCCGCTCGTGCAGTCACATTGATAGAGTCCTAGTGAGTGTAGAATGGATGGAGGAGTTCCCAAAAATTTGGTTAAAAGGGGGGCCGCGAGGCCTGTCAGATCACTGTCCAATTATAGTGGAGGATACCACATCCAGATGTGGTCCACGACCTTTTCGTAGCTTAGATTCCTGGTTTACACATGACGGTTTCCTAAGAATGCTTAGGGAAGAATGGAGGAACCTTGGTGAAGTACAGTTCACAGAGAAGTTGAAGGCTCTCAGGGTCCCTTTGGGAAGATGGCATAAGGACAATTTCGGTGACATTGATAAGAAAATTCAGCGCTTTGAGGAGGAGGTCAGGAAGATAGATGATTTGGCAGGAAATGGAGTTTATGATGGTACATCAGAGGCTAAAAGGAAGGCTCTAGTAAGTTGTTGCAAGCAGTGGTATGTCAGAAAAAAATACACTGGAAGCAGATGTCGCATTCCAGGCATGCGAAAGATATGGATAAGAACACTAG GGAGTGATGGGTATAATATGAACTTCATTAAGAAATGCTGGGACGAGATTGGTGTAGAGTTCATGACAGCTGTTCTAGATTTCTTTCAATCGTCACGGTTGCCATCTGACCTAGCACCTAAGTTCACCGGAGCTAAGGAGATCAAGGACCTTCGGCCGATCAGTATGGTAGGTTGTGTATATAAAGTAATCTCCAAAGTGATTGTTAGGAGGATGAGATCTGTCATGTCAGGTCTAGTAGGGGAGACTCAGAGCGCTTTTGTGAAGGGACGAAAAATACATGATGGGACTCTTATTGCATGTGAGACAGTGCACTGGTTAAAGAATAGGAAGAAGAAAGCGGCAATTATTAAATTAGACTTCCAGAAGGCTTATGACCGGGTCAAATGA
- the LOC112748981 gene encoding 18.1 kDa class I heat shock protein — MSLIPSLLSNRSTLLDPFSSDIWAPFGSNNEVSSFTNARVDWKETPEAHVFKADLPGLKKEEVKVEVEEGRVLQISGERRVEKEEKKEDEKWHRVERGRGKFLRKFWLPENAKVDEVKASMENGVLTVTIPKLPEKKPEVKAIEISG; from the coding sequence ATGTCTCTGATTCCTTCATTGCTAAGCAACAGAAGCACCTTGCTGGACCCATTCTCCTCAGACATATGGGCACCATTCGGCTCCAACAACGAGGTTTCGAGCTTCACAAACGCACGTGTGGATTGGAAGGAGACGCCGGAAGCGCACGTGTTCAAAGCGGACTTGCCGGGGCTGAAGAAAGAAGAAGTGAAAGTAGAAGTGGAAGAAGGGCGCGTGCTGCAGATAAGCGGGGAGAGGCGCgtggagaaggaggagaagaaggaggatGAGAAATGGCATAGAGTGGAGAGGGGACGTGGGAAGTTCTTGAGGAAGTTCTGGCTCCCGGAGAATGCAAAGGTTGATGAGGTTAAGGCTTCAATGGAGAATGGTGTGCTCACTGTTACGATTCCTAAGTTGCCGGAGAAGAAGCCTGAGGTCAAAGCCATTGAGATCTCTGGCTGA
- the LOC112748992 gene encoding GDSL esterase/lipase At5g33370 gives MEEHNIITKRNNVVSSSSSSSSSMLVLIICSVLIHWSIVHTPQAEAARAFFVFGDSLVDNGNNNFLATTARADSYPYGIDSPSHRASGRFSNGLNMPDLISEKIGSEPTLPYLSPELDGERLLIGANFASAGIGILNDTGIQFINIIRIREQLEYFKQYQRRVAALIGEQETEDLVNQALVLITLGGNDFVNNYYLVPFSARSREFALPDYVVFLISEYRKILESLYELGARRVLVTGTGPLGCVPAELALHSRNGECAVQLQAAVNLFNPQLVQLINQLNSQIGSNVFISANAFTMHLDFVNNPQEYGFVTSKVACCGQGAYNGIGLCTPASNLCPNRDLFAFWDPFHPSEKANRLIVDKFMTGSTEYMSPMNLSTIMELDSRI, from the exons ATGGAAGAACACAACATAATAACAAAAAGGAACAatgttgtttcttcttcttcttcatcttcatcatctatgTTGGTATTGATTATTTGTTCTGTTTTGATACATTGGAGCATTGTTCATACTCCACAAGCTGAAGCAGCAAGAGCGTTCTTCGTTTTCGGGGATTCCCTTGTTGACAATGGCAACAACAACTTCTTAGCAACCACAGCTCGTGCTGACTCATACCCTTATGGCATTGACTCTCCTTCTCATAGAGCCTCTGGTCGTTTCTCCAATGGCCTCAACATGCCTGATCTTATCA GTGAGAAAATAGGGTCTGAACCCACATTGCCATATTTGAGTCCGGAGCTTGATGGAGAGAGGTTACTTATTGGTGCCAACTTTGCTTCTGCTGGGATAGGAATTCTCAATGACACTGGAATCCAGTTT ATAAACATAATACGAATTAGAGAGCAATTAGAGTACTTTAAGCAGTATCAAAGAAGGGTGGCAGCACTAATTGGAGAGCAAGAAACTGAAGATTTAGTGAACCAAGCATTGGTGCTTATAACATTAGGGGGCAATGATTTTGTGAACAACTATTACTTGGTTCCTTTCTCTGCAAGATCTCGAGAATTTGCTCTTCCTGATTACGTTGTCTTCCTCATTTCTGAGTATCGCAAAATTCTTGAG AGCCTGTATGAATTGGGAGCAAGAAGGGTTCTGGTGACAGGAACAGGGCCATTAGGATGTGTTCCTGCAGAATTGGCCCTTCACAGtagaaatggagaatgtgcggtTCAACTTCAAGCCGCTGTTAACTTGTTCAACCCTCAATTGGTCCAATTGATCAACCAACTCAACTCTCAAATTGGATCCAATGTTTTTATTTCTGCAAATGCCTTCACTATGCACTTGGATTTCGTTAATAATCCACAGGAATACG GATTTGTAACATCAAAAGTAGCATGTTGTGGTCAAGGAGCATACAATGGAATAGGGCTATGCACACCAGCTTCAAACTTGTGTCCAAACAGAGACCTCTTTGCATTTTGGGATCCCTTCCATCCCTCTGAGAAAGCTAATAGATTGATCGTAGACAAATTCATGACTGGATCCACTGAATACATGAGCCCCATGAACCTTAGCACAATTATGGAGTTAGATTCTAGGatctaa